GTCGAGAACGTCCTCGTCGTACGGCGCACCGGCCAGGACGTCGCGTTCGGCGACAAGGACGTGTGGTGGCACGACCTGGTCGAGCGCCAGAGCGACCAGCACACCGCCGAGCCCCACGACGCCGAGGACCCGCTGTACATCCTCTACACCAGCGGCACCACCGGTAAGCCGAAGGGCATCCTGCACACCACGGGCGGCTACCTGACCCAGACCGCCTGGACCCACCACGCCGTCTTCGACCTCAAGCCCGACACCGACATCTACTGGTGCACGGCCGACATCGGCTGGGTGACGGGCCACTCCTACATCGTGTACGGCCCCCTGGCCAACGGCGCCACCAGCGTCATCTACGAGGGCACCCCCGACACCCCGCACCGCGGCAGGTTCTGGGAGATCGTGCAGAAGTACAAGATCACGATCCTCTACACCGCCCCCACGGCGATCAGGACGTTCATGAAGTGGGGCGACGACATCCCCGCGAAGTACGACATGTCCAGCCTGCGCATCCTCGGCTCCGTCGGCGAGCCGATCAACCCGGAGGCGTACGTCTGGTACCGCGAGAACATCGGTCACGAGCGCTGCCCCGTCGTCGACACCTGGTGGCAGACCGAGACGGGCGCCATCATGATCAGCCCTCTCCCGGGCATCACCGCGGGCAAGCCGGGCGCCGCGATGCGCCCGCTGCCGGGCATCTCCGCAGACGTGGTGGACGACCAGGGCAACAGCGTCCCCAACGGAGGCGGCGGCTTCCTCGTGGTCCGCGAGCCGTGGCCGTCGATGCTCCGTACGATCTGGGGCGACGACCAGCGCTACATCGACACGTACTGGAGCAGGTTCGAGGGGATGTACTTCCCCGGTGACGGCGCCAAGAAGGACGAGGACGGCGACCTGTGGCTGCTCGGCCGCGTGGACGACGTCATGCTCGTCTCCGGCCACAACATCTCCACCACGGAGGTGGAGAGCGCCCTGGTCAGCCACCCGAAGGTCGCGGAGGCGGCCGTGGTCGGCGCGACCGACCCGGTGACGGGCCAGGCGATCGTGTCGTTCGTGATCCTGCGCGGCACGGCGGAGGAGAGCGACGACATCGCCGCCGAGCTGCGCAACCACGTGGCCAAGACGCTCGGCCCGATCGCCAAGCCGCGCCAGATCCTGGTCGTGCCCGAGCTGCCCAAGACCCGCTCCGGCAAGATCATGCGCCGCCTCCTGCGTGACGTGGCGGAGAACCGGAGCATCGGCGACGTCACCACCCTGGCCGACAGCACCGTGATGAACCTGATCTCGGAGAAGCTCCCGTCGGCGAAGTCCGAGGACTGAGGCGCTGCATAGAGGGCGTATGTCCCTGTATAGGGATATGCGCCCTCTATCGATACGCTAGTACGCAGGTGCGCCGGGAAGTCTGGTCGGCATGAGCAGAGCAATTCCGACCAGAGGAGCCCCTTGCGTACCCAGACTCGTGCCATCGCCGAGGCCCTCCGCACCGAGACCATCGGCGGAGTCATCATGCTCACCGCCACGGTCGCCGCCCTGGCCTGGGCGAACATCTCCCTCGACAGCTACGAGGCGCTCCGCGGGACCCGGCTCGGCCCCATGGAGCTGGACAAGTGGGCACAGAACGGCCTGCTGACGATCTTCTTCTTCGTGGCGGGCCTCGAGGTCAAGGCGGAACTGGTCCACGGCGAGCTGGCGCACGTGCGCAAGGCCGCACTTCCGATCATCGCGTCTTTGGCCGGAATGGTGGTACCGGCCGTCGTCTACCTGCTGGTCAGCTGGGGCGAGCGCGACGCCG
The nucleotide sequence above comes from Nonomuraea helvata. Encoded proteins:
- the acs gene encoding acetate--CoA ligase; this translates as MAPETPGNETQALSNLLQENRRFAPPADLAAAANVTAAAYSEAAADRLAFWEHAAERLTWAKRWDKTLEWNPPFAKWFIGGELNVAYNCVDRHVDEGRGDKIAYYWEGEPEGDTRTLTYNDLKREVSKAANALQELGVAKGDRVAIYMPMIPELPVAMLACARIGAIHSVVFGGFSASALKSRIDDADAKLVITADGGYRRGNPSALKPTVDEAVAECPQVENVLVVRRTGQDVAFGDKDVWWHDLVERQSDQHTAEPHDAEDPLYILYTSGTTGKPKGILHTTGGYLTQTAWTHHAVFDLKPDTDIYWCTADIGWVTGHSYIVYGPLANGATSVIYEGTPDTPHRGRFWEIVQKYKITILYTAPTAIRTFMKWGDDIPAKYDMSSLRILGSVGEPINPEAYVWYRENIGHERCPVVDTWWQTETGAIMISPLPGITAGKPGAAMRPLPGISADVVDDQGNSVPNGGGGFLVVREPWPSMLRTIWGDDQRYIDTYWSRFEGMYFPGDGAKKDEDGDLWLLGRVDDVMLVSGHNISTTEVESALVSHPKVAEAAVVGATDPVTGQAIVSFVILRGTAEESDDIAAELRNHVAKTLGPIAKPRQILVVPELPKTRSGKIMRRLLRDVAENRSIGDVTTLADSTVMNLISEKLPSAKSED